TACCCTAAAAATACCGCGACAATCCCAAAAATTACGCTTGAAAAAACATAAGAAAAGAAAATTAAATAATCTCCTTTTTCAATCAAATTCATATTTTCCAATGAGAAAGCGGAAAACGTTGTGAATCCTCCGCAAAAACCGGCGGTAAATAAATATTTAATATTCTGTGAAATATTTGAGTGCGTATTGAAATATGCGGAAACCAGCCCTATTATAAAACATCCTAAAATATTTACGATAAAAGTAGCCGCAGGGAAACGACTGTTTGCAATAAGCGCGGAAACGGCAAAACGCAAGGCGCTTCCAAATCCGCCTCCAATGGCGATAATAATAAATTTTTCCAACATAAAAATTATTTTCCGTTATACCGGCAACGTTTTATAAATTTCCGTTTGATTCAATTATGCGTACTTCTTTGGCGACGTATTGTCCTTTTTCGTTCAATGTTTCTAAAAATTCAACGGTGTCGCCTATCTGTAATTCGGAGAAATCGGAATCAATAACGCTCGACCAATGAAAAAACACATCTTCGGGTTCATTGTTTATGAATCCGTACTGCTCTTTTACCGCCTTAATAGTACTTGTTTTCCGCGACGGCTTAAATTTTGTTATATCGATACGAGAGGTAATACGTTTTTCCGTATTGGTTTCTTCGTCGCTGTTTTCCCGGCTTGTAAAAAGTCCGTTTATAATAGGATCGTTTCTGCGAACACGGTTATCGATTATTTCATGCATTGCGATAGGAAAGGTAACTTCTTCCAACAACGCTTGCGACGTTCTTGTAATCGACTTTTTCCCCGCTTGATTTACATACTCAAAATCCCACGACAAAAGCATAACTTTAACGCCTATGGTATTAAGTTTTCTTGCAAGCGGGACATAATCGCCGTCCGACGCTACAAGCGCTAAAATATCAAACTTTTTGTAAATCGCCAATTCGTACGCTTCCAAAGCGAACAAAACATCAATGCCTTTTTCGTGTCGGCTTCCGTCCAGCTCGGTTTTTACCGGAAGATAGTGAGTTGTAACCCCTTCCGCGTGAAGCATATCGTCGAACAGACGTTCATAATAAAGTATGTCGTTTCCGTTTTCTTGAGTTCTCGAATCAAGCGCGTT
This genomic window from Chitinispirillales bacterium contains:
- the crcB gene encoding fluoride efflux transporter CrcB encodes the protein MLEKFIIIAIGGGFGSALRFAVSALIANSRFPAATFIVNILGCFIIGLVSAYFNTHSNISQNIKYLFTAGFCGGFTTFSAFSLENMNLIEKGDYLIFFSYVFSSVIFGIVAVFLGYYLIK
- a CDS encoding NYN domain-containing protein, yielding MVKPELNKIGVFYDGNYFLHVSNYYKYSHEKKSRLSLSGLHRFIRNKAAELCGIDEHLCHIVDAHYFRGRVNALDSRTQENGNDILYYERLFDDMLHAEGVTTHYLPVKTELDGSRHEKGIDVLFALEAYELAIYKKFDILALVASDGDYVPLARKLNTIGVKVMLLSWDFEYVNQAGKKSITRTSQALLEEVTFPIAMHEIIDNRVRRNDPIINGLFTSRENSDEETNTEKRITSRIDITKFKPSRKTSTIKAVKEQYGFINNEPEDVFFHWSSVIDSDFSELQIGDTVEFLETLNEKGQYVAKEVRIIESNGNL